A single genomic interval of Plodia interpunctella isolate USDA-ARS_2022_Savannah chromosome 16, ilPloInte3.2, whole genome shotgun sequence harbors:
- the LOC128676528 gene encoding uncharacterized protein LOC128676528: MQVVNKENLPQGGTGRTAVGESTPVSNDTGCPSYSGGGNLRLAPSDAIVDAVVGDDVMGDEVMGDEVVGKNAGDVVAQVSDSEMSVKSASSGCGQSRFFRKRRNTESPELSSATDEDNPPQARAQRGKRGRGRPPTTGECIGLGKAREALQATRRAEFLKVRIGEEDRQLAEAAKKVAVRSERAASRASTRSEAEFEPEDLTAGSIEERLNNSVAAIRAVGKMSKGLKGTAQKTLKDAAASIEDLAHELMERCTSSETRRLQAENARLKQEMADLRQELDEIRTEVYKSRRSAQPETEAPRDTPALEKQLTSLLKEELGRFREEVLTKVNFLEGKVLRPTLASDRGSKGRAPTMATFAEKTAARPTLAETPVEQVSQAVDIPPSQPSTSTVPAKTKKAKRKKAKSSKTAPDAAAAAAPQQAEEGAWQTVGQKKSQKKATRKEAQKKKRQEARLRPPRSAAVVLTLQPHASQNGVTYEEVLGRAKSQVDTVSLGIEGMRCKVTATGARLLQVPGSSSGPLADALADKLRQALNPEEVKVSRPVKRVDLRISGLDDSVTREELTAALAKAGACSELDLKVGEIRRAPRGMGTSIVACPVTVAKKLEDGRRLLVGWVSASVKLLKQRPMRCYRCITGEHVATQCNSAVDCSGLCFRCGKRGHEARTCSAAPHCPVCAEANKPADHAIGSKLCKAANKKTGKTPKKAPASRPKIPPTESSQGVEPFEMECP; encoded by the coding sequence ATGCAAGTCgtgaataaagaaaatctacCCCAGGGTGGTACCGGCCGTACCGCGGTCGGAGAATCCACCCCGGTGTCTAATGACACCGGCTGCCCCTCGTATTCTGGGGGGGGCAATTTACGCCTTGCGCCTTCGGACGCAATTGTTGATGCAGTAGTAGGAGACGATGTGATGGGAGACGAAGTGATGGGAGACGAAGTGGTGGGAAAGAATGCGGGAGATGTTGTCGCACAGGTTTCGGACTCTGAAATGAGTGTTAAGAGTGCCAGTAGTGGTTGCGGACAGTCCCGCTTCTTCAGGAAACGGCGGAACACGGAGAGCCCGGAATTGAGTTCTGCGACGGATGAGGATAATCCTCCACAGGCGCGCGCTCAGCGCGGTAAGAGAGGTAGAGGAAGACCGCCGACAACCGGCGAATGTATTGGCCTCGGGAAGGCAAGGGAGGCTCTTCAGGCTACTCGTCGTGCCGAGTTTCTGAAGGTCCGCATCGGTGAGGAGGATCGGCAGTTGGCTGAAGCCGCCAAAAAGGTGGCGGTCAGGAGTGAGAGGGCAGCGTCACGCGCCTCCACTCGGTCTGAGGCGGAATTCGAGCCGGAAGACCTAACTGCCGGGTCTATAGAGGAGAGGCTGAACAACTCTGTTGCGGCAATAAGAGCGGTTGGGAAGATGTCCAAAGGCCTGAAGGGCACCGCCCAGAAGACCCTCAAGGATGCGGCAGCCTCAATCGAAGACTTAGCACACGAGCTAATGGAGAGATGTACCTCCAGCGAGACGCGCCGCTTGCAGGCGGAGAACGCTCGCCTAAAACAGGAGATGGCTGACCTTCGTCAAGAGTTAGACGAGATTCGAACGGAGGTCTACAAGTCGAGGCGCTCAGCTCAGCCTGAGACTGAAGCGCCGCGGGACACGCCAGCACTGGAGAAACAGCTGACGAGTCTCCTTAAAGAAGAACTCGGTCGATTCAGGGAAGAGGTCCTTACGAAAGTAAACTTTTTGGAGGGGAAAGTCCTCAGACCCACATTGGCCTCTGACCGGGGCAGCAAAGGTAGAGCTCCAACTATGGCCACGTTTGCCGAGAAGACAGCGGCCAGGCCGACTTTGGCAGAGACTCCTGTGGAACAGGTATCGCAGGCGGTCGACATCCCGCCCTCTCAGCCGAGTACAAGCACAGTCCCAGCTAAGACCAAGAAGGCTAAAAGGAAGAAGGCCAAGTCTTCCAAGACTGCACCTGATGCGGCCGCGGCAGCTGCCCCACAGCAAGCGGAAGAGGGTGCCTGGCAAACTGTGGGTCAAAAGAAGTCCCAAAAGAAGGCCACTAGAAAAGAGGCCCAGAAGAAGAAACGGCAGGAAGCCAGGCTTCGCCCGCCCCGGTCAGCAGCGGTTGTTTTGACCCTGCAGCCGCACGCTTCTCAAAATGGCGTGACATATGAGGAGGTGTTGGGTCGAGCAAAAAGTCAGGTGGATACTGTGAGCTTGGGTATCGAGGGCATGCGGTGCAAGGTCACTGCCACTGGTGCCCGCCTCTTGCAGGTGCCCGGCAGTTCTAGTGGCCCCCTAGCCGACGCCTTGGCCGACAAGCTGAGGCAAGCCCTGAATCCGGAGGAAGTGAAGGTCTCCAGACCTGTAAAGCGGGTAGACCTGCGAATATCTGGCCTGGATGATTCCGTGACTAGGGAAGAGCTGACAGCAGCACTGGCCAAGGCTGGAGCTTGCTCTGAGCTGGACCTTAAAGTAGGCGAGATTCGTCGTGCACCGCGTGGTATGGGGACCTCGATTGTAGCGTGCCCGGTGACTGTTGCTAAAAAGCTGGAGGATGGCCGTCGGCTCCTAGTTGGCTGGGTGTCTGCCAGTGTTAAGCTGTTAAAGCAAAGGCCGATGCGCTGCTACAGATGCATCACGGGTGAGCATGTGGCGACGCAATGCAATTCTGCGGTAGACTGTAGTGGCCTCTGTTTCCGATGTGGTAAACGAGGCCACGAGGCCAGGACGTGTTCTGCGGCGCCCCATTGCCCCGTATGCGCGGAGGCCAACAAGCCCGCCGATCACGCAATCGGCAGTAAATTATGTAAGGCAGCCAATAAGAAGACGGGCAAGACACCCAAAAAGGCCCCAGCCTCTCGGCCTAAAATACCCCCCACCGAATCGTCACAAGGTGTGGAACCTTTTGAGATGGAATGTCCATAA